The Streptomyces sp. HUAS CB01 genome has a segment encoding these proteins:
- a CDS encoding pyridoxamine 5'-phosphate oxidase family protein, with translation MRAHLGDQLVIESPATGGARRDGEIVGLHHADGTPPYDVRWSDTDEVTMVFPGPDAHVHHLEHASAASAPSTSDVEGAAGTSGGPRPDRAPSPGDIGRRVAAERERQGLTRATVAGRAAMAPEYLAYLEERPADPSLGTLTRLAGALGTSVEALRGGGIDLPPGQGQALLHPELRELGAEECRALLSTHGVGRIALTTPDGPAVLPVNYEVVDDEIAFRTAPGSAPAAAVGSEVAFEVDHVDESAGEGWSVLAVGPARHVTETDAVRQLADGAHTEPWAGGEREMWVSIRPQRLTGRRIGPASQ, from the coding sequence ATGCGAGCTCACCTCGGCGACCAACTCGTCATCGAAAGCCCGGCGACCGGCGGTGCCAGGCGCGACGGCGAGATCGTCGGACTCCACCATGCGGATGGAACACCCCCCTACGACGTGCGCTGGTCGGACACGGACGAGGTGACGATGGTGTTCCCCGGGCCCGATGCCCATGTCCATCACCTGGAGCACGCGTCCGCGGCGTCTGCGCCCTCTACGTCGGACGTCGAGGGAGCGGCAGGGACGTCCGGAGGGCCCAGGCCGGACCGGGCGCCCAGTCCTGGCGACATCGGCCGGCGGGTGGCCGCCGAGCGCGAGCGGCAGGGGCTCACCCGGGCCACCGTGGCCGGCCGCGCCGCAATGGCTCCGGAGTACCTCGCGTACCTGGAAGAACGCCCGGCCGACCCCAGTCTGGGCACGCTGACCCGACTGGCCGGCGCGCTGGGAACGAGTGTGGAAGCCCTGCGTGGGGGAGGCATCGATCTGCCGCCTGGGCAAGGCCAGGCCCTCCTGCACCCTGAGCTGCGGGAACTCGGCGCGGAGGAGTGCCGTGCTCTGCTCTCCACCCATGGTGTGGGCCGTATCGCCTTGACGACCCCCGACGGCCCGGCGGTCCTTCCGGTGAACTATGAGGTCGTCGACGACGAGATCGCCTTCCGGACCGCGCCGGGCTCGGCACCCGCGGCGGCTGTGGGGTCCGAGGTGGCCTTCGAGGTCGATCATGTGGACGAGAGCGCCGGCGAGGGCTGGAGCGTTCTCGCCGTCGGCCCGGCGCGGCACGTCACCGAAACCGACGCCGTGCGACAGCTTGCCGACGGTGCTCACACCGAACCGTGGGCGGGTGGTGAGCGGGAGATGTGGGTGTCGATCCGGCCCCAGCGTCTCACCGGTCGTCGTATCGGCCCGGCCTCGCAGTGA
- a CDS encoding beta-1,3-glucanase family protein: protein MIGDGGGVCVRCPRRSFLRRAARSTASYTNAVWEKCVSTDLRVDAGGLGVFAGRVQNGSLTFPGLDRSFAKPASSDVFSCDSGFPCDDVSPAGRQPVDGSADDEPFGGRTGTFTDPRRRAHRARAKVDKPGRADPGTCCPGQRPGNRSVISCSTQPLPSGSANEAKEE from the coding sequence GTGATCGGTGACGGAGGCGGGGTCTGCGTGCGATGTCCCCGCAGAAGCTTCCTCCGGCGCGCGGCTCGTTCGACCGCTTCGTACACCAACGCGGTCTGGGAGAAGTGCGTGTCGACCGACCTTCGCGTGGACGCCGGAGGGTTGGGCGTCTTCGCCGGACGCGTACAGAACGGCTCGTTGACGTTCCCCGGCCTGGACAGGTCGTTCGCCAAGCCCGCATCGTCGGACGTCTTCAGCTGTGACTCGGGCTTCCCCTGCGACGACGTCAGCCCCGCGGGCCGGCAGCCGGTCGACGGCAGCGCCGACGATGAGCCGTTCGGTGGACGGACCGGGACCTTCACCGACCCCCGCCGGCGCGCCCACCGCGCTCGAGCAAAGGTCGACAAGCCGGGGCGAGCCGATCCTGGGACCTGCTGCCCGGGTCAGCGGCCGGGGAACCGCTCCGTGATCTCCTGCAGCACCCAGCCGTTGCCGTCCGGGTCGGCGAACGAGGCGAAGGAGGAGTAG
- a CDS encoding molybdenum cofactor biosysynthesis protein has product MTMVEVIQLLLSPNHRYIGRPADGPAPAQENELVDSVEVRRTLGIVGDRYFAHPAHRRAAVTLMAVENLPLHINAAVDLRQVRRNVLLKGVDIDACVGSTVSLDSGSGPVLLAVNSAARPCAWMETTIGAGAQRALRGKGGVRCTPLSDGVLTLGTAAFTITGMDSQ; this is encoded by the coding sequence ATGACCATGGTTGAAGTGATTCAGCTCTTGTTGTCACCGAACCATCGCTACATAGGTCGGCCGGCCGACGGCCCGGCTCCGGCGCAGGAAAACGAGCTGGTGGACAGTGTCGAAGTCCGGCGGACTCTGGGGATCGTCGGCGACCGATACTTTGCTCATCCGGCGCACCGCCGCGCCGCCGTTACTCTGATGGCGGTGGAGAATCTTCCGTTGCACATCAATGCAGCGGTCGACCTTCGGCAGGTGCGTCGGAACGTGCTCCTCAAGGGGGTGGACATCGATGCGTGTGTGGGATCGACGGTCAGCCTGGACAGCGGCAGCGGCCCGGTCCTCCTGGCGGTCAACAGCGCGGCGAGACCTTGTGCCTGGATGGAGACCACTATCGGAGCCGGTGCCCAGCGCGCGCTGAGAGGTAAGGGCGGCGTGCGCTGCACACCGCTTTCTGATGGTGTTCTGACTTTGGGGACCGCAGCATTCACCATTACTGGCATGGACTCGCAATGA
- a CDS encoding SDR family oxidoreductase, which yields MRIAVAGATGNIGALTVGALERGGHEVVRISRSLGVDLITGDGLDAALAGVEAVVDATSYTGADRDAATAYFGTATQNLLAAEERAHVRHHVLLSIVGVDRVVGNAHYAGKREQERLVAEGGVPWTIVRATQFHDFAATVVGWTEQNGVATIPPLLVQPIAPEDLADILAEIATGAPRGRYRDVAGPEPQDLVDMARRTNDVRGHAVKLVPSWSSVLGSETAGDVLLPGEGARVAPTTFDDWLARQR from the coding sequence ATGCGTATCGCCGTTGCCGGTGCCACCGGGAACATCGGTGCCCTCACCGTGGGCGCCCTGGAGCGAGGCGGACACGAGGTCGTGCGCATCAGCCGCTCGCTCGGCGTGGACCTGATCACCGGCGACGGTCTCGACGCCGCCCTCGCGGGCGTCGAGGCCGTGGTCGACGCCACCAGTTACACGGGGGCGGACCGGGATGCGGCGACGGCGTACTTCGGCACCGCGACGCAGAACCTGCTCGCCGCTGAGGAACGTGCCCATGTCCGTCACCACGTGCTGCTCTCGATCGTGGGGGTCGACCGTGTCGTGGGCAACGCGCATTACGCCGGCAAGCGGGAGCAGGAACGTCTCGTGGCCGAGGGCGGAGTGCCGTGGACGATCGTCAGGGCCACCCAGTTCCACGACTTCGCCGCGACGGTGGTGGGCTGGACCGAGCAGAACGGCGTCGCCACGATCCCGCCTCTGCTCGTACAGCCGATCGCACCGGAGGACTTGGCCGACATCCTCGCCGAGATCGCCACGGGCGCGCCCCGGGGGCGCTACCGCGATGTCGCCGGCCCGGAACCGCAGGATCTGGTGGACATGGCCCGACGAACCAACGACGTGCGAGGGCATGCGGTGAAGCTCGTACCCTCATGGTCGTCGGTGCTCGGCTCCGAGACGGCCGGAGACGTGCTTCTCCCCGGTGAGGGCGCCCGCGTCGCGCCGACCACGTTCGACGACTGGCTGGCCCGACAGCGGTAG
- a CDS encoding CBS domain-containing protein, whose amino-acid sequence MHHRTVAELMTRQVVRARRDLPFKEIVKLLAENDVTAVPVVDEQDRPMGVVSEADLLRKSADQADPSGRPGIPQPEAWDRAKAEGVRAEELMSAPAVCARPEWNVVEAARLMEAHGVKRLPVVDETDKLQGIVSRCDLLRIFLRRDDAIGEEITRDVLQETLGLAPSEVSVGVREGQVALDGTVEFRSLIPVIEHLCTSVDGVVSVSSHLTYRTDDARGSGTGR is encoded by the coding sequence ATGCACCACCGAACGGTCGCAGAGCTCATGACCCGACAGGTCGTCCGGGCGCGGCGTGATCTGCCGTTCAAGGAGATCGTCAAGTTGCTGGCCGAGAACGACGTCACCGCCGTGCCGGTGGTGGACGAGCAGGACCGCCCGATGGGTGTGGTGTCCGAGGCGGACCTGCTGCGCAAGTCCGCGGACCAGGCCGACCCGTCCGGAAGGCCGGGGATTCCGCAGCCGGAAGCCTGGGACCGAGCCAAGGCCGAGGGAGTGAGGGCCGAGGAACTGATGTCGGCTCCCGCGGTGTGCGCGCGCCCGGAGTGGAACGTGGTCGAGGCGGCCCGTCTCATGGAGGCCCATGGCGTCAAGCGGCTGCCCGTGGTGGACGAGACGGACAAGCTCCAGGGCATCGTCAGCCGCTGCGACCTGCTGCGGATCTTCCTCCGCCGCGATGACGCCATCGGTGAGGAGATCACTCGGGACGTGCTGCAGGAGACCTTGGGCCTCGCTCCCTCCGAGGTGTCGGTCGGCGTCCGTGAGGGGCAGGTCGCCCTGGACGGAACCGTCGAGTTCCGCAGCCTGATCCCCGTCATCGAGCACCTGTGCACGAGTGTGGACGGGGTGGTCTCGGTCTCGTCGCACCTCACGTACCGGACCGACGACGCCCGGGGGTCCGGCACAGGCCGGTGA
- a CDS encoding universal stress protein, whose product MDLPLVVGVDGSDGSLRAVDWAVDEAARRGLPVRLVYASLWERYEGRRPSFSTDRPAEELMGEHIVASAAERARLRDPEVKVSGEVLPDDAASVLLREGHDASALVTGSRGRSDLGGLLLGSVGLTVAARAMCPVVVVRGSERNRHGVNGRVVVGVGESAEDVGAVRFALREAEARGCVLEAVRAWRCPVHEHVDHPLLGEEAGRSHAERASAILDEVLRDLVRDQVEVERRVVEGPAHKVLLNASAGADLLVVGALRPHGHFGLQIGRVAHALLHHSECPVAVVPERT is encoded by the coding sequence ATGGATCTCCCACTGGTCGTGGGCGTGGACGGATCGGACGGCAGCCTGCGGGCGGTCGACTGGGCGGTCGACGAAGCGGCACGGCGCGGGCTCCCTGTGCGCCTGGTCTACGCCTCCTTGTGGGAGCGCTACGAGGGCAGGCGGCCGTCCTTCAGCACGGATCGTCCGGCGGAAGAGCTCATGGGGGAGCACATCGTCGCCTCCGCCGCAGAGCGAGCCCGGTTGCGTGACCCGGAGGTGAAGGTGTCCGGCGAGGTGCTGCCCGACGATGCCGCGTCCGTGCTGCTGCGGGAAGGGCACGACGCCTCCGCCCTGGTCACGGGATCCCGAGGGCGCAGCGACCTGGGCGGACTGCTGCTGGGATCGGTCGGCCTCACGGTGGCGGCCCGCGCGATGTGCCCCGTCGTCGTGGTGCGGGGCTCGGAGCGGAACCGGCACGGAGTCAACGGACGGGTGGTGGTCGGCGTCGGCGAATCGGCCGAGGACGTGGGAGCCGTACGGTTCGCCCTCCGCGAGGCCGAGGCTCGTGGCTGTGTTCTGGAGGCAGTGAGGGCATGGCGCTGCCCCGTACACGAGCACGTGGACCACCCTCTCCTCGGGGAGGAAGCCGGCCGCTCGCACGCGGAGCGGGCTTCGGCGATCCTCGACGAAGTGCTGCGCGATCTTGTGCGGGACCAGGTCGAGGTGGAAAGGCGCGTGGTGGAAGGACCGGCCCACAAGGTGCTCCTGAACGCCTCGGCCGGCGCCGACCTCCTGGTCGTCGGCGCCCTGAGACCGCACGGCCACTTCGGTCTGCAGATCGGCAGGGTCGCCCACGCCCTGCTCCATCACTCCGAGTGCCCGGTCGCCGTCGTCCCCGAGCGCACCTGA
- a CDS encoding SpoIIE family protein phosphatase, whose product MCAAEARGDPAGEDPASTAPGGLLDLLSVAAVLLDAEGRIDLWSPQAERLFGYSAEEALGEFAGRLLVHEEDLQVALDLFAQVMESGEGWAGVFPARQKGGGTRLVEFRSMRLMDDQGDYYALGLAADQATLRQVERDLALAARLVSQSPIGLGVLDTDLRYLSVNPAEERMNGVPAAEHKGRHVHEVLPFLDPSFEATMRQVLDTGTPVLDQYTVGRTPADPENEHAWSISFHRLEAPNGKVLGVVTSSVDVTERHRAVQEQRRTVLTLQRSLLPRSPQPRPGLTVASRYRPARAAMEIGGDWFDVIALDGDKTALVVGDVMGSGVSAAATMGQLRTATRTLATLDLDPAQVLRHLDHITEDLEQETIATCLYAVYDPNTAQCRISLAGHLPAALLRADGTRRLLDLPTGTPLGVGTGTFHAGTLDLSPGDQLVMYTDGLVERRDQPIDARLNRLLALLDDPERSPHDTCDLLLRTLRHPNDHDDVALLIARVQPFALHRDGTPAASLREPEAGRFHA is encoded by the coding sequence ATGTGTGCAGCCGAGGCCAGGGGCGATCCGGCAGGGGAGGATCCTGCTTCCACCGCGCCCGGCGGCCTCCTGGACCTGTTGAGCGTGGCTGCCGTGCTCCTCGATGCCGAAGGAAGGATCGATCTGTGGAGCCCGCAGGCCGAGAGGCTGTTCGGTTACAGCGCGGAGGAGGCCTTGGGCGAGTTCGCGGGCCGCCTGCTGGTCCACGAGGAGGACCTGCAGGTCGCGCTGGACCTGTTTGCGCAGGTCATGGAGAGCGGGGAGGGCTGGGCGGGGGTCTTCCCCGCCCGGCAGAAGGGTGGCGGCACCCGGCTGGTGGAGTTCCGCAGCATGCGGCTCATGGACGACCAGGGCGACTACTACGCCCTGGGACTGGCCGCGGACCAGGCCACGCTACGGCAGGTCGAACGGGACCTGGCCCTGGCCGCCCGCCTGGTGTCGCAGTCGCCGATCGGCCTCGGAGTGCTGGACACCGACCTTCGCTACCTGTCGGTGAACCCCGCCGAGGAGCGCATGAACGGCGTGCCCGCCGCCGAGCACAAGGGCCGGCACGTCCACGAGGTACTGCCGTTCCTGGACCCGTCCTTCGAAGCGACGATGCGCCAGGTCCTCGACACCGGCACCCCGGTCCTGGACCAGTACACCGTCGGCCGCACACCGGCGGACCCGGAGAACGAGCACGCCTGGTCGATCTCCTTCCACCGGCTCGAAGCCCCCAACGGCAAGGTGCTGGGAGTGGTGACCTCCAGCGTGGACGTCACCGAACGCCACCGCGCCGTACAGGAACAACGCCGCACCGTGCTCACCCTCCAGCGCAGCCTGCTGCCCCGCTCACCGCAGCCGCGGCCGGGCCTCACGGTCGCGTCCCGGTACCGGCCCGCCCGAGCCGCCATGGAGATCGGCGGCGACTGGTTCGACGTCATCGCCCTCGACGGCGACAAGACCGCCCTCGTCGTCGGTGACGTCATGGGCAGCGGCGTCAGCGCGGCCGCCACCATGGGGCAGCTCCGCACCGCCACCCGCACCCTCGCCACTCTGGACCTCGATCCCGCCCAGGTGCTCCGCCACCTCGACCACATCACCGAGGATCTCGAGCAGGAAACCATCGCCACCTGCCTCTACGCCGTCTACGACCCGAACACGGCCCAGTGCCGCATCTCGCTGGCCGGCCACCTGCCCGCCGCCCTGCTCCGCGCCGACGGGACACGCCGACTGCTCGACCTGCCCACCGGCACACCCCTGGGAGTCGGAACCGGCACCTTTCACGCCGGGACGCTCGACCTGTCCCCAGGCGATCAGCTCGTCATGTACACCGACGGACTCGTCGAAAGACGAGACCAGCCCATCGATGCACGTCTGAACAGACTGCTCGCCCTCCTGGACGACCCCGAACGCTCCCCGCACGACACCTGCGACCTGCTCCTGCGCACCCTGCGCCACCCCAACGACCACGACGACGTCGCCCTGCTCATCGCCCGGGTCCAGCCCTTCGCGCTCCACCGCGACGGCACCCCGGCCGCCTCCCTCCGCGAACCGGAGGCAGGACGCTTCCATGCCTGA
- a CDS encoding universal stress protein encodes MAIPLVVGVDGSEASLEAVDWAAAEAARHDVPLLLVHAVAPDHEAADLIAVAAERARRNAPSARLSSEVLHEDPAAALLGKGRNAFALVLGCRGLGDLAGLLLGSVSLAVSARADCPVVVVRGRPAHRDVRFRSVVVGVEDGEGSGTAVEFALREAHVRRCRLVAVHAWSVPFGGLAEPPPPAGYGVQTLRRPPAQVLDDALRGSAERYANASVSRHVVEGPARQALLEAASDADLLVVGARRRRGHLGLQLGLINHALLHHAPCPIAVVPQM; translated from the coding sequence GTGGCGATCCCGCTCGTGGTCGGCGTCGACGGGTCCGAGGCGAGCCTGGAGGCGGTCGACTGGGCCGCCGCTGAGGCGGCGCGGCACGACGTACCGCTCCTCCTCGTTCACGCCGTCGCGCCGGACCACGAGGCGGCCGATCTGATCGCCGTTGCCGCGGAACGGGCCAGGAGGAACGCACCCTCGGCTCGGCTGTCCAGCGAGGTGCTGCACGAGGACCCTGCGGCAGCCCTGCTCGGCAAGGGGCGCAATGCCTTCGCCCTGGTCCTCGGATGCAGGGGCCTCGGGGACCTCGCGGGGCTTCTCCTGGGGTCGGTCAGTCTTGCCGTGTCGGCGCGTGCCGATTGCCCGGTCGTCGTGGTGCGCGGCCGACCAGCGCATCGCGACGTCCGGTTCCGAAGCGTCGTCGTCGGTGTCGAGGACGGCGAAGGAAGTGGCACCGCGGTGGAGTTCGCCTTGCGTGAAGCCCACGTGCGGCGCTGCCGGCTGGTCGCGGTGCACGCCTGGAGCGTCCCGTTCGGGGGCCTCGCCGAGCCGCCGCCCCCGGCCGGATACGGGGTCCAGACGCTGCGCCGCCCGCCGGCGCAGGTGCTCGACGACGCGCTGAGGGGCTCCGCAGAGCGGTACGCGAACGCCTCGGTGAGTCGTCATGTCGTCGAAGGGCCGGCACGTCAGGCGCTTCTGGAGGCCGCGTCCGACGCCGATCTGCTCGTCGTGGGCGCCCGCAGGCGACGTGGGCATCTCGGGCTCCAACTGGGCTTGATCAACCATGCGCTGCTGCATCACGCGCCGTGTCCGATCGCCGTTGTTCCGCAGATGTGA
- a CDS encoding glycoside hydrolase family 65 protein, with product MPEWTWQYEGHDPAAERLRESLCTLGNGYFATRGAVPESRAGLVHYPGTYLAGCYNRLESTVAGRPVVNEDLVNLPNWLPLRFRLRSAGGPAGRWFTADSRTFLQYRHSLDLRRATLMRTFRYQDEVAGVLRVEQVRLVHMADPHLAVLRTVFTAEDWSGEIEVESAIDGDVVNANVHRYRSLNRSHLAHVQTGVEESDTVWLRCRTNRSDVGVAMAARTVVHGREPTSSRLHPSRHRAVRRLVIPIAPGVPVVVDKTVALHTSRDPAISDPLGAAVERATTAADFAALMESHVTAWAQLWRHADVQVPGQAGRVLRLHLFHVLQTLSPHTADLDVGVPARGLHGEAYRGHVFWDELFVLPYLNLHFPEVSRALLNYRYRRLPQACRSARKAGRAGAMYPWQSGSDGREETQRLHLNPRSGRWLPDHTHLQHHVGSAIAYNVWRYCEATGDTEFLHTKGAEMVLQIARFWVDTAAFDPEPGRYRIRGVVGPDEYHDSYPGADRPGLDDNAYTNVTAAWVIGCAVDLVRRLPAWRRRELLERVELDIGELPRWEEVSRRLMVPHHQGVISQFDGYGDLEELDWDAYRERYDDIRRLDRILEAEGDTVNRYQASKQADVLMLGYLFSPAELRQLFHRLGYELDDELWRRTVDYYLRRTSHGSTLSGLVHGWVLARVRRADAWKYCREALEADIADIQGGTTGEGVHLGAMAGTLDLVQRGLTGLETREEALWLDPVPLPALSEYGFSLRYRGHWGVGVRLRRGQLRIVVPASEELPIRVVLTDRAVTVAPGETCTLVLPTA from the coding sequence ATGCCGGAGTGGACCTGGCAGTACGAGGGCCATGACCCCGCGGCCGAGCGGCTGCGTGAATCACTGTGCACGCTCGGCAACGGATACTTCGCCACACGGGGGGCCGTACCCGAGAGCAGGGCCGGCCTGGTGCACTACCCGGGGACCTACCTGGCCGGATGCTACAACCGCCTGGAGTCCACCGTGGCAGGCCGCCCGGTGGTGAACGAGGACCTGGTCAACCTCCCGAACTGGCTGCCCCTGCGGTTCCGTCTCCGCTCCGCCGGAGGTCCGGCCGGGCGGTGGTTCACCGCGGACTCCCGCACGTTCCTGCAGTATCGGCACAGCCTGGATCTGCGGCGTGCCACGCTCATGCGCACGTTCCGCTACCAGGACGAGGTGGCCGGCGTGCTGAGGGTGGAGCAGGTCCGCCTGGTGCACATGGCAGATCCTCATCTGGCGGTCCTGCGCACCGTGTTCACCGCCGAGGACTGGTCGGGAGAGATCGAAGTCGAGTCGGCGATCGACGGTGATGTGGTCAACGCCAACGTGCACCGGTACCGGTCCCTCAACCGGAGCCACCTGGCCCATGTGCAGACCGGGGTGGAGGAGTCCGACACCGTGTGGCTGCGCTGCCGTACCAACAGATCCGACGTCGGTGTCGCCATGGCGGCGCGTACGGTCGTTCACGGTCGGGAGCCGACGTCGTCGCGGCTGCATCCCTCGCGACACCGAGCCGTCCGCCGTCTGGTGATCCCCATTGCTCCCGGCGTACCCGTCGTCGTGGACAAGACCGTGGCGTTGCACACCTCACGCGACCCGGCGATCAGCGATCCGCTCGGAGCAGCGGTCGAGCGGGCGACCACGGCCGCCGACTTCGCCGCCCTGATGGAGTCCCACGTCACCGCATGGGCCCAGTTGTGGCGGCACGCCGACGTCCAGGTGCCGGGCCAGGCCGGTCGCGTCCTGCGTCTGCACCTTTTCCACGTCCTGCAAACGCTGTCGCCGCACACCGCGGACCTCGACGTCGGCGTGCCGGCCCGAGGACTGCACGGTGAGGCGTACCGCGGGCATGTCTTCTGGGACGAGTTGTTCGTGCTGCCCTATCTGAACCTGCACTTCCCCGAGGTCTCCCGTGCGCTGCTGAACTACCGGTACCGGCGCCTTCCGCAGGCGTGCCGCTCCGCCCGGAAGGCGGGGCGGGCCGGGGCGATGTACCCGTGGCAGAGCGGCAGCGACGGCCGTGAGGAGACCCAAAGACTGCATCTCAACCCCCGCTCGGGCCGGTGGTTGCCGGACCACACCCACCTCCAGCACCACGTGGGCTCGGCGATCGCGTACAACGTCTGGCGGTACTGCGAGGCCACGGGTGACACGGAGTTCCTGCACACCAAGGGTGCGGAGATGGTCCTGCAGATCGCCCGCTTCTGGGTGGACACCGCCGCCTTCGACCCCGAGCCGGGCCGCTACCGCATCCGCGGGGTCGTCGGCCCCGACGAGTACCACGACAGCTACCCGGGTGCCGACCGGCCCGGACTGGACGACAACGCCTACACCAACGTCACCGCCGCCTGGGTGATCGGCTGTGCCGTGGACCTCGTGCGGCGCCTTCCGGCATGGCGCCGCCGGGAACTCCTCGAGCGCGTGGAGCTGGACATCGGCGAGCTTCCCAGGTGGGAAGAGGTGTCGCGGCGGCTGATGGTGCCTCACCACCAGGGCGTCATCAGCCAGTTCGACGGCTACGGCGACCTCGAGGAGCTCGACTGGGACGCCTACCGGGAGCGGTACGACGACATCCGGCGCCTCGACCGGATACTCGAGGCCGAGGGGGACACGGTCAACCGCTATCAGGCCTCCAAACAAGCCGACGTCCTCATGCTCGGCTACCTCTTCTCGCCCGCCGAGCTGCGGCAACTGTTCCACCGTCTCGGATACGAGCTCGACGACGAACTCTGGCGCAGGACGGTCGACTACTACCTGCGGCGCACCAGCCACGGCTCCACCCTCAGCGGTCTCGTCCACGGCTGGGTCCTTGCCCGCGTCAGACGGGCCGACGCCTGGAAGTACTGCAGGGAGGCACTGGAGGCGGACATCGCCGACATCCAGGGCGGCACCACCGGCGAAGGCGTCCACCTCGGGGCCATGGCCGGAACCCTCGACCTGGTCCAACGCGGCCTGACCGGCTTGGAGACCCGCGAGGAGGCACTGTGGCTGGATCCGGTGCCGCTTCCCGCGCTGTCCGAGTACGGATTCTCGCTGCGGTATCGCGGCCACTGGGGCGTCGGCGTACGACTGCGACGGGGACAGTTGCGGATCGTCGTACCCGCCTCGGAGGAATTGCCGATCCGGGTGGTCCTGACCGACCGGGCCGTCACCGTCGCACCGGGGGAGACCTGCACGCTGGTGCTGCCGACGGCATGA
- a CDS encoding allene oxide cyclase barrel-like domain-containing protein: MPSTWTKNKVRYLTAATGMAAAVAVGVTVAPMASADMSTRHDQVFELVGKQTSIGDLDLGAAGVSVGDQRVIHEDLYRDGEKVGDHSVVCTYTRVEPGALQCLGTFSLPEGQIAAQALLHLPAPSSVDVGITGGSGEYRNAQGFVRTVPAGETERHFTVHLTR, encoded by the coding sequence TTGCCGAGCACATGGACCAAGAACAAGGTGCGTTACCTGACGGCTGCCACCGGGATGGCTGCCGCAGTCGCTGTCGGCGTCACCGTCGCCCCGATGGCCTCGGCCGACATGTCGACCCGTCACGACCAGGTCTTCGAGCTGGTGGGCAAGCAGACCTCGATCGGAGATCTCGACCTGGGCGCGGCCGGGGTCAGCGTGGGTGACCAGCGCGTCATCCACGAGGACCTCTACCGCGACGGCGAGAAGGTGGGAGATCACAGCGTGGTCTGCACCTACACCCGAGTCGAGCCGGGCGCGCTGCAGTGCCTGGGCACCTTCTCCCTGCCTGAGGGCCAGATCGCCGCACAGGCACTGCTCCATCTGCCCGCCCCCTCCTCCGTCGACGTCGGCATCACCGGTGGATCGGGCGAGTACCGCAACGCCCAGGGCTTCGTTCGTACCGTGCCCGCAGGTGAGACCGAGCGGCACTTCACGGTCCACCTGACCCGGTGA
- a CDS encoding VOC family protein, with protein sequence MDLKLEVIVLPVSDTDRAKAFYHKLGFRLDLDTGPSTDFRCAHFTPPGSGCSIMFGEGMTAAEPGSVQGLYLIVSDINAARAELADRGIDISDVFHDANGVLFHGHERGDVTHNLPGQERLAGRHPEGNTYSSFASFADPDGNGWVLQEITERFPGR encoded by the coding sequence ATGGATCTGAAACTCGAAGTCATCGTGCTGCCCGTCTCCGACACCGACCGGGCCAAGGCCTTCTACCACAAGCTTGGCTTCCGCCTGGACCTCGACACGGGTCCCAGCACCGACTTCCGCTGCGCGCACTTCACCCCGCCCGGCTCCGGGTGCTCGATCATGTTCGGGGAGGGGATGACCGCCGCCGAGCCCGGCTCGGTACAGGGCCTGTACCTCATCGTCTCCGACATCAACGCGGCCCGGGCCGAGCTCGCCGACCGGGGCATCGACATCAGCGACGTCTTCCACGACGCGAACGGCGTGCTGTTCCACGGTCACGAGCGCGGGGACGTCACCCACAACCTTCCCGGCCAGGAACGGCTGGCGGGCCGCCACCCGGAGGGCAACACCTACTCCTCCTTCGCCTCGTTCGCCGACCCGGACGGCAACGGCTGGGTGCTGCAGGAGATCACGGAGCGGTTCCCCGGCCGCTGA